One Fusarium musae strain F31 chromosome 6, whole genome shotgun sequence DNA segment encodes these proteins:
- a CDS encoding hypothetical protein (EggNog:ENOG41), translated as MSAISTINVKNIASSTSDSEIKDFFSFCGKIADLKVTQEGETKSAEVIFEKETAKKTALLLNNTQLGPNHLEVTSAGADGEDDVHQATKNADRDSDEITQEEKPRARILAEYLAHGYVVGDAAIQRALDLDAAHNVSNRFFSTLQGLDQKYHATDRAKATDESYGITQRANSLWLGLSSYFEKASNTPTGKKIAEFYTEGSRQVQEVHAEARRLADLKKEEHGGSAYKAAGLEKVFGKEKTSGTAAPEAGQGSLGTSVPAASADNVPNVSAPESGEKH; from the exons atgtctgccATCTCTACTATCAACGTCAAGAACATCGCTTCGTCCACTAGCGACAGCGAGATTAAggacttcttcagcttctg TGGTAAGATCGCTGATCTCAAGGTCACCCAAGAAGGCGAGACCAAGTCCGCTGAGGTTATCTTCGAGAAGGAGACTGCCAAGAAGactgctcttctcctcaacaacacccaACTCGGTCCTAACCATCTTGAGGTCACCAGCGCTGGCGCTGATGGCGAAGACGATGTCCACCAAGCCACCAAGAACGCTGACCGCGACTCCGATGAGATCACccaagaggagaagcccCGTGCCCGCATTCTGGCTGAGTACCTTGCCCACGGTTATGTCGTAGGCGACGCCGCAATCCAGCGTGCCCTCGACCTCGATGCCGCTCACAACGTCTCCAACCGCTTCTTCTCTACCCTCCAGGGTCTCGACCAGAAGTACCACGCTACCGACCGAGCCAAGGCCACCGATGAGAGCTATGGTATCACCCAGCGCGCCAACAGCCTCTGGCTCGGCCTCAGCTCTTACTTTGAGAAGGCCTCCAACACACCCACCGGCAAGAAGATCGCCGAGTTCTACACCGAGGGCAGCCGACAAGTTCAAGAGGTGCACGCCGAGGCCCGTCGCCTTGCTgatctcaagaaggaggagcacGGTGGAAGCGCATACAAGGCTGCTGGTCTCGAGAAGGTCTTCGGCAAGGAGAAGACCTCCGGTACCGCCGCTCCCGAGGCTGGTCAGGGCAGTCTTGGAACATCAGTTCCTGCCGCCTCTGCCGACAACGTTCCCAATGTGAGCGCTCCTGAGAGTGGTGAGAAGCACTAA